Proteins encoded in a region of the Sander lucioperca isolate FBNREF2018 chromosome 4, SLUC_FBN_1.2, whole genome shotgun sequence genome:
- the LOC116042573 gene encoding transportin-2 isoform X3: protein MEWQPDEQGLQQVLQLLKDSQSPDTATQRAVQEKLEQLNQFPDFNNYLIFVLTSLKSEDEPTRSLSGLILKNNVKAHYQNFPPTVADFIKRECLNNIGDPSPLIRATIGILITTIASKGELQTWPELLPQLCNLLNSDDYNTCEGSFGALQKICEDSSELLDSDALNRPLNIMIPKFLQFFKHCSPKIRSHAIACVNQFIIGRAQALMDNIDTFIESLFALAGDEDSEVRKNVCRALVMLLEVRIDRLIPHMHSIIQYMLQRTQDPDENVALEACEFWLTLAEQPICKEALSGHLVQLIPILVNGMKYSEIDIILLKGDVEEDEAVPDSEQDIKPRFHKSRTVTLQHEGGEGEEGEDIDEDEDDDDDTLSDWNLRKCSAAALDVLANVFREELLPHLLPLLKGLLFHPDWVIKESGILVLGAIAEGCMQGMVPYLPELIPHLIQCLCDKKALVRSIACWTLSRYAHWVVSQPPDAHLKPLMTELLKRILDGNKRVQEAACSAFATLEEEACTELVPYLSFILDTLVFAFGKYQHKNLLILYDAIGTLADSVGHHLNQPEYIEKLMPPLIAKWNELKDEDKDLFPLLECLSSVATALQSGFLPYCEPVYQRCVTLVQKTLAQAMMYSQQPDQYEAPDKDFMIVALDLLSGLAEGLGGHVDTLVARSNIMTLLFQCMQSQDTMPEVRQSSFALLGDLTKACFPHVKPCIAEFMPILGTNLNPEFISVCNNATWAIGEICMQMGVEMQPYIAMVLNQLVEIINRPNTPKTLLENTAITIGRLGYVCPQEVAPMLPQFIRPWCTSLRNIRDNEEKDSAFRGICMMIGVNPGGVVQDFIFFCDAVASWVNPKDDLRDMFYKILHGFKEQVGEENWQQFSEQFPPLLKERLAACYGV from the exons ATGGAGTGGCAGCCAGATGAACAGGGTCTGCAGCAAGTGCTTCAGCTACTCAAGGACTCCCAGTCCCCAGACACAGCAACACAGAGAGCTGTGCAAGAA AAACTGGAGCAACTTAATCAGTTTCCAGATTTCAACAACTATCTCATCTTTGTCCTCACAAGCCTCAAATCTGAGG ACGAGCCCACTCGCTCTCTGAGCGGTCTCATACTGAAGAACAATGTTAAGGCTCACTACCAGAACTTCCCTCCCACTGTGGCTGACTTCATCAAACGAGAATGCCTCAACAACATCGGAGATCCTTCACCGCTTATCAGAGCTACGATCG GCATCCTGATCACGACCATTGCCTCTAAAGGAGAGTTGCAGACCTGGCCGGAACTGTTGCCTCAGCTTTGTAATCTGCTCAACTCCGACGACTATAACACCTGCGAG GGTTCTTTTGGAGCATTGCAGAAGATCTGCGAGGATTCATCAGAGTTGTTGGATAGCGATGCTCTGAACAGACCTCTCAACATCATGATCCCCAAATTCCTACAGTTTTTTAAGCACTGCAGCCCCAAGATCAG gtcccATGCTATAGCGTGTGTAAACCAGTTCATCATTGGTCGAGCTCAGGCTCTGATGGATAACATTGACACCTTCATTGAG AGTTTATTTGCACTGGCCGGTGACGAGGACAGTGAAGTGCGGAAGAACGTGTGCAGGGCTCTGGTCATGCTGCTGGAAGTCCGCATTGACCGCCTCATcccacacatgcacagcattaTCCAG TACATGCTGCAGAGGACCCAGGACCCAGATGAGAACGTGGCTCTGGAGGCCTGTGAGTTCTGGCTGACTCTGGCTGAACAGCCCATTTGCAAAGAGGCCCTGTCTGGGCACTTGGTCCA GCTGATCCCTATCCTGGTGAATGGGATGAAATACTCTGAGATTGACATTATTCTTCTAAAG GGTGACGTTGAAGAGGATGAGGCAGTTCCTGACAGCGAGCAAGACATCAAACCTCGCTTCCACAAGTCCCGCACCGTCACTCTGCAGCATGAAGGAGGGGAGGGCGAGGAGGGGGAGGACATCGACGAAGACGAGGACGACGATGATGACACACTGTCTGACTGGAACCTAC GGAAGTGTTCGGCCGCGGCTCTGGACGTTCTTGCCAACGTGTTTCGTGAGGAGTTGCTTCCCCATCTCCTGCCCCTGCTCAAAGGACTACTGTTCCACCCTGACTGGGTCATTAAGGAGTCTGGCATCCTAGTGCTGGGAGCTATCGCTGAGG GTTGCATGCAAGGCATGGTACCTTACTTGCCTGAGCTCATCCCCCACCTCATCCAGTGTTTGTGCGACAAGAAGGCCCTGGTCCGCTCCATCGCCTGCTGGACCCTCAGCCGCTACGCCCACTGGGTGGTCAGCCAGCCCCCTGACGCTCACCTCAAACCCCTCATGACTGAGCTGCTCAAACGCATCCTGGATGGCAATAAGAGggtacaggaagcagcatgcaG CGCGTTTGCCACCCTGGAGGAGGAGGCGTGTACAGAGCTGGTGCCTTACCTGAGCTTCATCCTGGACACGCTGGTTTTTGCTTTTGGGAAGTACCAGCACAAGAACCTGCTCATCCTCTATGATGCTATAGGAACACTGGCAGACTCTGTGGGACACCATCTCAACCAGCCT GAGTACATAGAGAAGCTGATGCCTCCGCTGATAGCCAAGTGGAACGAGCTAAAGGACGAAGACAAAGATCTCTTCCCTCTGCTTGAGTGTCTGTCATCTGTTGCCACGGCGCTGCAGAGCGGCTTCCTCCCCTACTGCGAGCCTGTCTACCAGCGCTGTGTCACCCTGGTCCAGAAGACACTGGCTCAAGCCATG ATGTACAGTCAGCAGCCAGACCAGTACGAAGCACCCGACAAGGACTTCATGATCGTGGCATTGGATCTTTTAAGTGGCTTAGCTGAGGGACTGGGGGGGCACGTGGACACGCTTGTGGCCCGCAGTAACATCATGACGCTGCTTTTCCAGTGCATGCAG TCCCAGGATACGATGCCTGAAGTAAGACAGAGTTCATTTGCTCTACTGGGTGACTTGACCAAGGCTTGCTTCCCTCATGTTAAACCTTGTATTG CTGAATTCATGCCAATCCTCGGGACAAATCTGAACCCGGAGTTCATCTCTGTCTGCAACAATGCTACCTGGGCCATAGGAGAGATCTGTATGCAGATGG GAGTGGAGATGCAGCCGTACATCGCTATGGTTCTGAACCAGCTGGTTGAGATTATTAATCGCCCCAACACCCCCAAGACCCTGCTGGAGAACACCG caaTCACCATCGGGCGACTGGGCTACGTGTGTCCTCAGGAGGTCGCGCCCATGCTGCCGCAGTTTATCCGGCCCTG GTGTACGTCTCTGCGGAACATCAGAGACAACGAGGAAAAAGACTCTGCCTTCCGTGGGATTTGCATGATGATCGGTGTGAACCCAGGAGGCGTGGTGCAG GACTTCATCTTCTTCTGTGACGCAGTGGCCTCCTGGGTGAATCCTAAGGACGATTTGAGAGACATGTTCTATAAG ATCCTGCACGGTTTTAAGGAACAGGTTGGGGAGGAGAACTGGCAGCAGTTCTCAGAGCAGTTCCCTCCACTGCTGAAGGAGAGACTGGCAGCCTGCTATGGCGTTTAG
- the LOC116042573 gene encoding transportin-2 isoform X4 produces the protein MEWQPDEQGLQQVLQLLKDSQSPDTATQRAVQEKLEQLNQFPDFNNYLIFVLTSLKSEDEPTRSLSGLILKNNVKAHYQNFPPTVADFIKRECLNNIGDPSPLIRATIGILITTIASKGELQTWPELLPQLCNLLNSDDYNTCEGSFGALQKICEDSSELLDSDALNRPLNIMIPKFLQFFKHCSPKIRSHAIACVNQFIIGRAQALMDNIDTFIESLFALAGDEDSEVRKNVCRALVMLLEVRIDRLIPHMHSIIQYMLQRTQDPDENVALEACEFWLTLAEQPICKEALSGHLVQLIPILVNGMKYSEIDIILLKGDVEEDEAVPDSEQDIKPRFHKSRTVTLQHEGGEGEEGEDIDEDEDDDDDTLSDWNLRKCSAAALDVLANVFREELLPHLLPLLKGLLFHPDWVIKESGILVLGAIAEGCMQGMVPYLPELIPHLIQCLCDKKALVRSIACWTLSRYAHWVVSQPPDAHLKPLMTELLKRILDGNKRVQEAACSAFATLEEEACTELVPYLSFILDTLVFAFGKYQHKNLLILYDAIGTLADSVGHHLNQPEYIEKLMPPLIAKWNELKDEDKDLFPLLECLSSVATALQSGFLPYCEPVYQRCVTLVQKTLAQAMMYSQQPDQYEAPDKDFMIVALDLLSGLAEGLGGHVDTLVARSNIMTLLFQCMQDTMPEVRQSSFALLGDLTKACFPHVKPCIAEFMPILGTNLNPEFISVCNNATWAIGEICMQMGVEMQPYIAMVLNQLVEIINRPNTPKTLLENTAITIGRLGYVCPQEVAPMLPQFIRPWCTSLRNIRDNEEKDSAFRGICMMIGVNPGGVVQDFIFFCDAVASWVNPKDDLRDMFYKILHGFKEQVGEENWQQFSEQFPPLLKERLAACYGV, from the exons ATGGAGTGGCAGCCAGATGAACAGGGTCTGCAGCAAGTGCTTCAGCTACTCAAGGACTCCCAGTCCCCAGACACAGCAACACAGAGAGCTGTGCAAGAA AAACTGGAGCAACTTAATCAGTTTCCAGATTTCAACAACTATCTCATCTTTGTCCTCACAAGCCTCAAATCTGAGG ACGAGCCCACTCGCTCTCTGAGCGGTCTCATACTGAAGAACAATGTTAAGGCTCACTACCAGAACTTCCCTCCCACTGTGGCTGACTTCATCAAACGAGAATGCCTCAACAACATCGGAGATCCTTCACCGCTTATCAGAGCTACGATCG GCATCCTGATCACGACCATTGCCTCTAAAGGAGAGTTGCAGACCTGGCCGGAACTGTTGCCTCAGCTTTGTAATCTGCTCAACTCCGACGACTATAACACCTGCGAG GGTTCTTTTGGAGCATTGCAGAAGATCTGCGAGGATTCATCAGAGTTGTTGGATAGCGATGCTCTGAACAGACCTCTCAACATCATGATCCCCAAATTCCTACAGTTTTTTAAGCACTGCAGCCCCAAGATCAG gtcccATGCTATAGCGTGTGTAAACCAGTTCATCATTGGTCGAGCTCAGGCTCTGATGGATAACATTGACACCTTCATTGAG AGTTTATTTGCACTGGCCGGTGACGAGGACAGTGAAGTGCGGAAGAACGTGTGCAGGGCTCTGGTCATGCTGCTGGAAGTCCGCATTGACCGCCTCATcccacacatgcacagcattaTCCAG TACATGCTGCAGAGGACCCAGGACCCAGATGAGAACGTGGCTCTGGAGGCCTGTGAGTTCTGGCTGACTCTGGCTGAACAGCCCATTTGCAAAGAGGCCCTGTCTGGGCACTTGGTCCA GCTGATCCCTATCCTGGTGAATGGGATGAAATACTCTGAGATTGACATTATTCTTCTAAAG GGTGACGTTGAAGAGGATGAGGCAGTTCCTGACAGCGAGCAAGACATCAAACCTCGCTTCCACAAGTCCCGCACCGTCACTCTGCAGCATGAAGGAGGGGAGGGCGAGGAGGGGGAGGACATCGACGAAGACGAGGACGACGATGATGACACACTGTCTGACTGGAACCTAC GGAAGTGTTCGGCCGCGGCTCTGGACGTTCTTGCCAACGTGTTTCGTGAGGAGTTGCTTCCCCATCTCCTGCCCCTGCTCAAAGGACTACTGTTCCACCCTGACTGGGTCATTAAGGAGTCTGGCATCCTAGTGCTGGGAGCTATCGCTGAGG GTTGCATGCAAGGCATGGTACCTTACTTGCCTGAGCTCATCCCCCACCTCATCCAGTGTTTGTGCGACAAGAAGGCCCTGGTCCGCTCCATCGCCTGCTGGACCCTCAGCCGCTACGCCCACTGGGTGGTCAGCCAGCCCCCTGACGCTCACCTCAAACCCCTCATGACTGAGCTGCTCAAACGCATCCTGGATGGCAATAAGAGggtacaggaagcagcatgcaG CGCGTTTGCCACCCTGGAGGAGGAGGCGTGTACAGAGCTGGTGCCTTACCTGAGCTTCATCCTGGACACGCTGGTTTTTGCTTTTGGGAAGTACCAGCACAAGAACCTGCTCATCCTCTATGATGCTATAGGAACACTGGCAGACTCTGTGGGACACCATCTCAACCAGCCT GAGTACATAGAGAAGCTGATGCCTCCGCTGATAGCCAAGTGGAACGAGCTAAAGGACGAAGACAAAGATCTCTTCCCTCTGCTTGAGTGTCTGTCATCTGTTGCCACGGCGCTGCAGAGCGGCTTCCTCCCCTACTGCGAGCCTGTCTACCAGCGCTGTGTCACCCTGGTCCAGAAGACACTGGCTCAAGCCATG ATGTACAGTCAGCAGCCAGACCAGTACGAAGCACCCGACAAGGACTTCATGATCGTGGCATTGGATCTTTTAAGTGGCTTAGCTGAGGGACTGGGGGGGCACGTGGACACGCTTGTGGCCCGCAGTAACATCATGACGCTGCTTTTCCAGTGCATGCAG GATACGATGCCTGAAGTAAGACAGAGTTCATTTGCTCTACTGGGTGACTTGACCAAGGCTTGCTTCCCTCATGTTAAACCTTGTATTG CTGAATTCATGCCAATCCTCGGGACAAATCTGAACCCGGAGTTCATCTCTGTCTGCAACAATGCTACCTGGGCCATAGGAGAGATCTGTATGCAGATGG GAGTGGAGATGCAGCCGTACATCGCTATGGTTCTGAACCAGCTGGTTGAGATTATTAATCGCCCCAACACCCCCAAGACCCTGCTGGAGAACACCG caaTCACCATCGGGCGACTGGGCTACGTGTGTCCTCAGGAGGTCGCGCCCATGCTGCCGCAGTTTATCCGGCCCTG GTGTACGTCTCTGCGGAACATCAGAGACAACGAGGAAAAAGACTCTGCCTTCCGTGGGATTTGCATGATGATCGGTGTGAACCCAGGAGGCGTGGTGCAG GACTTCATCTTCTTCTGTGACGCAGTGGCCTCCTGGGTGAATCCTAAGGACGATTTGAGAGACATGTTCTATAAG ATCCTGCACGGTTTTAAGGAACAGGTTGGGGAGGAGAACTGGCAGCAGTTCTCAGAGCAGTTCCCTCCACTGCTGAAGGAGAGACTGGCAGCCTGCTATGGCGTTTAG
- the LOC116042573 gene encoding transportin-2 isoform X2 encodes MEWQPDEQGLQQVLQLLKDSQSPDTATQRAVQEKLEQLNQFPDFNNYLIFVLTSLKSEDEPTRSLSGLILKNNVKAHYQNFPPTVADFIKRECLNNIGDPSPLIRATIGILITTIASKGELQTWPELLPQLCNLLNSDDYNTCEGSFGALQKICEDSSELLDSDALNRPLNIMIPKFLQFFKHCSPKIRSHAIACVNQFIIGRAQALMDNIDTFIESLFALAGDEDSEVRKNVCRALVMLLEVRIDRLIPHMHSIIQYMLQRTQDPDENVALEACEFWLTLAEQPICKEALSGHLVQLIPILVNGMKYSEIDIILLKGDVEEDEAVPDSEQDIKPRFHKSRTVTLQHEGGEGEEGEDIDEDEDDDDDTLSDWNLRKCSAAALDVLANVFREELLPHLLPLLKGLLFHPDWVIKESGILVLGAIAEGCMQGMVPYLPELIPHLIQCLCDKKALVRSIACWTLSRYAHWVVSQPPDAHLKPLMTELLKRILDGNKRVQEAACSAFATLEEEACTELVPYLSFILDTLVFAFGKYQHKNLLILYDAIGTLADSVGHHLNQPEYIEKLMPPLIAKWNELKDEDKDLFPLLECLSSVATALQSGFLPYCEPVYQRCVTLVQKTLAQAMVSPTHMHMDFAEMYSQQPDQYEAPDKDFMIVALDLLSGLAEGLGGHVDTLVARSNIMTLLFQCMQDTMPEVRQSSFALLGDLTKACFPHVKPCIAEFMPILGTNLNPEFISVCNNATWAIGEICMQMGVEMQPYIAMVLNQLVEIINRPNTPKTLLENTAITIGRLGYVCPQEVAPMLPQFIRPWCTSLRNIRDNEEKDSAFRGICMMIGVNPGGVVQDFIFFCDAVASWVNPKDDLRDMFYKILHGFKEQVGEENWQQFSEQFPPLLKERLAACYGV; translated from the exons ATGGAGTGGCAGCCAGATGAACAGGGTCTGCAGCAAGTGCTTCAGCTACTCAAGGACTCCCAGTCCCCAGACACAGCAACACAGAGAGCTGTGCAAGAA AAACTGGAGCAACTTAATCAGTTTCCAGATTTCAACAACTATCTCATCTTTGTCCTCACAAGCCTCAAATCTGAGG ACGAGCCCACTCGCTCTCTGAGCGGTCTCATACTGAAGAACAATGTTAAGGCTCACTACCAGAACTTCCCTCCCACTGTGGCTGACTTCATCAAACGAGAATGCCTCAACAACATCGGAGATCCTTCACCGCTTATCAGAGCTACGATCG GCATCCTGATCACGACCATTGCCTCTAAAGGAGAGTTGCAGACCTGGCCGGAACTGTTGCCTCAGCTTTGTAATCTGCTCAACTCCGACGACTATAACACCTGCGAG GGTTCTTTTGGAGCATTGCAGAAGATCTGCGAGGATTCATCAGAGTTGTTGGATAGCGATGCTCTGAACAGACCTCTCAACATCATGATCCCCAAATTCCTACAGTTTTTTAAGCACTGCAGCCCCAAGATCAG gtcccATGCTATAGCGTGTGTAAACCAGTTCATCATTGGTCGAGCTCAGGCTCTGATGGATAACATTGACACCTTCATTGAG AGTTTATTTGCACTGGCCGGTGACGAGGACAGTGAAGTGCGGAAGAACGTGTGCAGGGCTCTGGTCATGCTGCTGGAAGTCCGCATTGACCGCCTCATcccacacatgcacagcattaTCCAG TACATGCTGCAGAGGACCCAGGACCCAGATGAGAACGTGGCTCTGGAGGCCTGTGAGTTCTGGCTGACTCTGGCTGAACAGCCCATTTGCAAAGAGGCCCTGTCTGGGCACTTGGTCCA GCTGATCCCTATCCTGGTGAATGGGATGAAATACTCTGAGATTGACATTATTCTTCTAAAG GGTGACGTTGAAGAGGATGAGGCAGTTCCTGACAGCGAGCAAGACATCAAACCTCGCTTCCACAAGTCCCGCACCGTCACTCTGCAGCATGAAGGAGGGGAGGGCGAGGAGGGGGAGGACATCGACGAAGACGAGGACGACGATGATGACACACTGTCTGACTGGAACCTAC GGAAGTGTTCGGCCGCGGCTCTGGACGTTCTTGCCAACGTGTTTCGTGAGGAGTTGCTTCCCCATCTCCTGCCCCTGCTCAAAGGACTACTGTTCCACCCTGACTGGGTCATTAAGGAGTCTGGCATCCTAGTGCTGGGAGCTATCGCTGAGG GTTGCATGCAAGGCATGGTACCTTACTTGCCTGAGCTCATCCCCCACCTCATCCAGTGTTTGTGCGACAAGAAGGCCCTGGTCCGCTCCATCGCCTGCTGGACCCTCAGCCGCTACGCCCACTGGGTGGTCAGCCAGCCCCCTGACGCTCACCTCAAACCCCTCATGACTGAGCTGCTCAAACGCATCCTGGATGGCAATAAGAGggtacaggaagcagcatgcaG CGCGTTTGCCACCCTGGAGGAGGAGGCGTGTACAGAGCTGGTGCCTTACCTGAGCTTCATCCTGGACACGCTGGTTTTTGCTTTTGGGAAGTACCAGCACAAGAACCTGCTCATCCTCTATGATGCTATAGGAACACTGGCAGACTCTGTGGGACACCATCTCAACCAGCCT GAGTACATAGAGAAGCTGATGCCTCCGCTGATAGCCAAGTGGAACGAGCTAAAGGACGAAGACAAAGATCTCTTCCCTCTGCTTGAGTGTCTGTCATCTGTTGCCACGGCGCTGCAGAGCGGCTTCCTCCCCTACTGCGAGCCTGTCTACCAGCGCTGTGTCACCCTGGTCCAGAAGACACTGGCTCAAGCCATGGTGAGCCCCACTCACATGCACATGGACTTTGCAGAG ATGTACAGTCAGCAGCCAGACCAGTACGAAGCACCCGACAAGGACTTCATGATCGTGGCATTGGATCTTTTAAGTGGCTTAGCTGAGGGACTGGGGGGGCACGTGGACACGCTTGTGGCCCGCAGTAACATCATGACGCTGCTTTTCCAGTGCATGCAG GATACGATGCCTGAAGTAAGACAGAGTTCATTTGCTCTACTGGGTGACTTGACCAAGGCTTGCTTCCCTCATGTTAAACCTTGTATTG CTGAATTCATGCCAATCCTCGGGACAAATCTGAACCCGGAGTTCATCTCTGTCTGCAACAATGCTACCTGGGCCATAGGAGAGATCTGTATGCAGATGG GAGTGGAGATGCAGCCGTACATCGCTATGGTTCTGAACCAGCTGGTTGAGATTATTAATCGCCCCAACACCCCCAAGACCCTGCTGGAGAACACCG caaTCACCATCGGGCGACTGGGCTACGTGTGTCCTCAGGAGGTCGCGCCCATGCTGCCGCAGTTTATCCGGCCCTG GTGTACGTCTCTGCGGAACATCAGAGACAACGAGGAAAAAGACTCTGCCTTCCGTGGGATTTGCATGATGATCGGTGTGAACCCAGGAGGCGTGGTGCAG GACTTCATCTTCTTCTGTGACGCAGTGGCCTCCTGGGTGAATCCTAAGGACGATTTGAGAGACATGTTCTATAAG ATCCTGCACGGTTTTAAGGAACAGGTTGGGGAGGAGAACTGGCAGCAGTTCTCAGAGCAGTTCCCTCCACTGCTGAAGGAGAGACTGGCAGCCTGCTATGGCGTTTAG
- the LOC116042573 gene encoding transportin-2 isoform X1: MEWQPDEQGLQQVLQLLKDSQSPDTATQRAVQEKLEQLNQFPDFNNYLIFVLTSLKSEDEPTRSLSGLILKNNVKAHYQNFPPTVADFIKRECLNNIGDPSPLIRATIGILITTIASKGELQTWPELLPQLCNLLNSDDYNTCEGSFGALQKICEDSSELLDSDALNRPLNIMIPKFLQFFKHCSPKIRSHAIACVNQFIIGRAQALMDNIDTFIESLFALAGDEDSEVRKNVCRALVMLLEVRIDRLIPHMHSIIQYMLQRTQDPDENVALEACEFWLTLAEQPICKEALSGHLVQLIPILVNGMKYSEIDIILLKGDVEEDEAVPDSEQDIKPRFHKSRTVTLQHEGGEGEEGEDIDEDEDDDDDTLSDWNLRKCSAAALDVLANVFREELLPHLLPLLKGLLFHPDWVIKESGILVLGAIAEGCMQGMVPYLPELIPHLIQCLCDKKALVRSIACWTLSRYAHWVVSQPPDAHLKPLMTELLKRILDGNKRVQEAACSAFATLEEEACTELVPYLSFILDTLVFAFGKYQHKNLLILYDAIGTLADSVGHHLNQPEYIEKLMPPLIAKWNELKDEDKDLFPLLECLSSVATALQSGFLPYCEPVYQRCVTLVQKTLAQAMVSPTHMHMDFAEMYSQQPDQYEAPDKDFMIVALDLLSGLAEGLGGHVDTLVARSNIMTLLFQCMQSQDTMPEVRQSSFALLGDLTKACFPHVKPCIAEFMPILGTNLNPEFISVCNNATWAIGEICMQMGVEMQPYIAMVLNQLVEIINRPNTPKTLLENTAITIGRLGYVCPQEVAPMLPQFIRPWCTSLRNIRDNEEKDSAFRGICMMIGVNPGGVVQDFIFFCDAVASWVNPKDDLRDMFYKILHGFKEQVGEENWQQFSEQFPPLLKERLAACYGV, encoded by the exons ATGGAGTGGCAGCCAGATGAACAGGGTCTGCAGCAAGTGCTTCAGCTACTCAAGGACTCCCAGTCCCCAGACACAGCAACACAGAGAGCTGTGCAAGAA AAACTGGAGCAACTTAATCAGTTTCCAGATTTCAACAACTATCTCATCTTTGTCCTCACAAGCCTCAAATCTGAGG ACGAGCCCACTCGCTCTCTGAGCGGTCTCATACTGAAGAACAATGTTAAGGCTCACTACCAGAACTTCCCTCCCACTGTGGCTGACTTCATCAAACGAGAATGCCTCAACAACATCGGAGATCCTTCACCGCTTATCAGAGCTACGATCG GCATCCTGATCACGACCATTGCCTCTAAAGGAGAGTTGCAGACCTGGCCGGAACTGTTGCCTCAGCTTTGTAATCTGCTCAACTCCGACGACTATAACACCTGCGAG GGTTCTTTTGGAGCATTGCAGAAGATCTGCGAGGATTCATCAGAGTTGTTGGATAGCGATGCTCTGAACAGACCTCTCAACATCATGATCCCCAAATTCCTACAGTTTTTTAAGCACTGCAGCCCCAAGATCAG gtcccATGCTATAGCGTGTGTAAACCAGTTCATCATTGGTCGAGCTCAGGCTCTGATGGATAACATTGACACCTTCATTGAG AGTTTATTTGCACTGGCCGGTGACGAGGACAGTGAAGTGCGGAAGAACGTGTGCAGGGCTCTGGTCATGCTGCTGGAAGTCCGCATTGACCGCCTCATcccacacatgcacagcattaTCCAG TACATGCTGCAGAGGACCCAGGACCCAGATGAGAACGTGGCTCTGGAGGCCTGTGAGTTCTGGCTGACTCTGGCTGAACAGCCCATTTGCAAAGAGGCCCTGTCTGGGCACTTGGTCCA GCTGATCCCTATCCTGGTGAATGGGATGAAATACTCTGAGATTGACATTATTCTTCTAAAG GGTGACGTTGAAGAGGATGAGGCAGTTCCTGACAGCGAGCAAGACATCAAACCTCGCTTCCACAAGTCCCGCACCGTCACTCTGCAGCATGAAGGAGGGGAGGGCGAGGAGGGGGAGGACATCGACGAAGACGAGGACGACGATGATGACACACTGTCTGACTGGAACCTAC GGAAGTGTTCGGCCGCGGCTCTGGACGTTCTTGCCAACGTGTTTCGTGAGGAGTTGCTTCCCCATCTCCTGCCCCTGCTCAAAGGACTACTGTTCCACCCTGACTGGGTCATTAAGGAGTCTGGCATCCTAGTGCTGGGAGCTATCGCTGAGG GTTGCATGCAAGGCATGGTACCTTACTTGCCTGAGCTCATCCCCCACCTCATCCAGTGTTTGTGCGACAAGAAGGCCCTGGTCCGCTCCATCGCCTGCTGGACCCTCAGCCGCTACGCCCACTGGGTGGTCAGCCAGCCCCCTGACGCTCACCTCAAACCCCTCATGACTGAGCTGCTCAAACGCATCCTGGATGGCAATAAGAGggtacaggaagcagcatgcaG CGCGTTTGCCACCCTGGAGGAGGAGGCGTGTACAGAGCTGGTGCCTTACCTGAGCTTCATCCTGGACACGCTGGTTTTTGCTTTTGGGAAGTACCAGCACAAGAACCTGCTCATCCTCTATGATGCTATAGGAACACTGGCAGACTCTGTGGGACACCATCTCAACCAGCCT GAGTACATAGAGAAGCTGATGCCTCCGCTGATAGCCAAGTGGAACGAGCTAAAGGACGAAGACAAAGATCTCTTCCCTCTGCTTGAGTGTCTGTCATCTGTTGCCACGGCGCTGCAGAGCGGCTTCCTCCCCTACTGCGAGCCTGTCTACCAGCGCTGTGTCACCCTGGTCCAGAAGACACTGGCTCAAGCCATGGTGAGCCCCACTCACATGCACATGGACTTTGCAGAG ATGTACAGTCAGCAGCCAGACCAGTACGAAGCACCCGACAAGGACTTCATGATCGTGGCATTGGATCTTTTAAGTGGCTTAGCTGAGGGACTGGGGGGGCACGTGGACACGCTTGTGGCCCGCAGTAACATCATGACGCTGCTTTTCCAGTGCATGCAG TCCCAGGATACGATGCCTGAAGTAAGACAGAGTTCATTTGCTCTACTGGGTGACTTGACCAAGGCTTGCTTCCCTCATGTTAAACCTTGTATTG CTGAATTCATGCCAATCCTCGGGACAAATCTGAACCCGGAGTTCATCTCTGTCTGCAACAATGCTACCTGGGCCATAGGAGAGATCTGTATGCAGATGG GAGTGGAGATGCAGCCGTACATCGCTATGGTTCTGAACCAGCTGGTTGAGATTATTAATCGCCCCAACACCCCCAAGACCCTGCTGGAGAACACCG caaTCACCATCGGGCGACTGGGCTACGTGTGTCCTCAGGAGGTCGCGCCCATGCTGCCGCAGTTTATCCGGCCCTG GTGTACGTCTCTGCGGAACATCAGAGACAACGAGGAAAAAGACTCTGCCTTCCGTGGGATTTGCATGATGATCGGTGTGAACCCAGGAGGCGTGGTGCAG GACTTCATCTTCTTCTGTGACGCAGTGGCCTCCTGGGTGAATCCTAAGGACGATTTGAGAGACATGTTCTATAAG ATCCTGCACGGTTTTAAGGAACAGGTTGGGGAGGAGAACTGGCAGCAGTTCTCAGAGCAGTTCCCTCCACTGCTGAAGGAGAGACTGGCAGCCTGCTATGGCGTTTAG